One Carya illinoinensis cultivar Pawnee chromosome 5, C.illinoinensisPawnee_v1, whole genome shotgun sequence genomic window, ttattgaatacttttttatcatttcatatTGATGAATGTGTCAAATCTTATTAAAAGTATGATAAGAATATAATGTATAGTAttactttatttctttttataaatgatcatttgattaaaaaagattTCAACTAATTCTTTAGATAATGGCTCATGAACaatgttgcaaaatttttgctTAATTTGAtgaccatcaagaatacagGCCATTTGCTGGAATAATACTGGAAGGAAGAAACCATTTTGGTACTGTACTTAGTAACAAAACCAGAACATGAGTAGATAGCAGGCAGAAGAAAAAACTTTTATTCTTGGATTTATCATCTCCTTCCCAACACCCTACCACTACGACTACTCCCCTGCAACAAAATCAACGAACTTTTTCATCAATTGCGCAGCTTGTTCACTCTCAGCATTGAACAAGTGAAAGCAATGGTCCTCCCCTTTACTTTCTATCAATTCCACACCTCCACCCCaaccactcttttttaaagtctCCGAGTAGGTCACACCCCTATCTTTCAGCGAGTCTTTCTCTGCCACGCACACCAGGACCTTGGCGCACCCCATCTTCGACAGATCTGGATCTACGGCCGGGTTCAGTTTCGGGTCGTCACTACACCCCGAACTTGTGGAGGACAGAAACTTGTACATTTCATCACGATCTTTGCCTACAAAGAACGGGTGCACCATGAGCATCCCGATGATTTTCAGACCAGCCAATCTGGTGACACCAGCTCGGACAGCCACATGGTGGCTGATGTTGGCTCCTGCACTCTCACCAGTCAAGAAAACCCGCCCGAAATCCGCATACTCGTTCAGCAAGGGTTCGGGTCCTTGATTGTTTGAATGAGCAGCGATCCACTGCAGCGCAGCCGACAAGTCATCGTATGCGATTGGTAGTGGGTTCTCTGGAGCGAGCCTGTAGTCAACGGAGATAGTAACGGCATTGGCCTCGGAGGCGAGATTTACAAGAAAATTATGGTAGGTCCGCTTGCAAGGCGATCCATTCCAGAAGCCTCCGCCGTGGTAGTGAACGACGAGCGGAAGCTTTTGATCTGGGCCGTTGAGTTTGGGGAGAAAGATCCTGGCTGATACGCCGGTGTCGGAGCATACAACGACGTCCTTGGATTGGACCTGGGTTTTGGGGTCTTGGCCGGGGGAAGCACGGTCGGTGACTCCGAACCTTCCCAACCTCTCTACGCGGCCATCTTTTTATACTTTGAAGTagggtgggaattcgtgggttACTTCGTTGGTGCTTGAATCCATTGACGCGTCTGCgtattcagagagagagagggctacGAGTCTGGCGAGTTTGGAAGTTATTAGAGATACTGAGATGGAATTTAAAAGAGgaaggaaaaaggagaaaagagtaAAAGCGTTCTACAAGaattaatgaaatgaaatagtgAGTGTAGAGCTTCTATAAATTATGTATTCAAGTTTGTGATATCTTCGGattctaatatattttctaaatatttatttcaACTGCTATTATTGAGTGTTACATACAAGGGAGTTGccagaaatacaaataaatctcataaaGGGATGTCATATATTGATGCGATTCACTAACAAGATGCAATGTTACACTTTTTTTTACTCTCTTTTCTTCCCCCAACTCGTCCCTCTCCCCTCCTCCCATTTCCGTCACCCATTCCCTCACCAGTCCATATGGAATATGCATATATTAActgaaatagtaatataatattatttttataataataatatttttaaatctttttttcatATCTTGCAATTACATTAATCagatgttaattaataattagagataataatattaataaccaTGCACAAATTcacttaattaatattattattgataatattaattaataattggaGATAGTAATATTTTGGAATAAACTATATTTTTTGGCCATGAATAATGTCTAGCCAAAGATGGAGAAAAGTTTTGATTTACTGTACCTCAAATGTGAAACTCTTACTTCACTAATATAGAGCCCAAAATTTTTAGATACAATGGCATTTAGTTAGGTGCTCTAAGCGAGGGATCTTGGACgttttcttaattatatattaagtttTGTACGACAATGTTAAAgtattttgtctttttattttcttaaaaaacatttttttgtgcttttttttttaattataaaaagtagaaaaaagacttttaaaaaaataatagttaaaaataaacgaacccaaatacttaaaaaaaaaaaaaagaagaagatatatTTGCCTAAGGAAAATGGGTagtcattttcctcatttgcCCAAGGAAATCGCCGGAGCGATTTCCGGTTGGCCAATGGAAATGTCTACGCAACAACGATATACTGTTAcaatatgaataatattttcagatCGAAAATAGTACTCCTATAGATCTGTGTCTTTTAACGAGCAATTTCTTAGGATAAAACAAAGAGTACCAATAACATAAATGCGTAGGAAACAGCAAACTACCCAAATTTATTATCTTTCATGCCAGCCGTAGCTCACCCGTGACCAGAACCACGCACCGAAGTAATGGGAAGCCAAAAGAAGTCAATGATGCTTAATGAAATCAACCAGAACTTTCACCAGGGGCTCCACCTTGTCGCTAGTCGGATTCAGCAGGAAAAAGCCATGCCCCTCTCCTTCTGTCTCGTATAATTCCACCGTCCCAGCCCAACTACTCTGCCTCAACGTTTCGCAATAACCCAACCCTCTATCCTTTAACCTATCCTTCTCAGCCACACAAACCAACACCCTCCCACCGGCCATACGTCCCAGATTCGGATCGACCTCCGGGTACAACAACGGATCTTCAAAACCCGTGCTCGTTGGGCACATGTATTTGTACATTTTGTCGTCGCTGTTTTTACTTCCGAAATATGGGTGCAGTATGAGTGTCCCAACGATGTTGGGACCAGCCAATCCGGTGGCGCCGGCTTGCACTGCCACGTACTGGGCTATGTTGGCTCCGGCGCTCTCACCCGCAAGGAAGACCCGTCCGAAATCCGCATGCTCGTTCAGCCACGGCTCGGGTCCTTGCCCCTCTGAGTGGTTGGCAATCCACTGCAGCGCAGCCCACGAGTCTTCATGTGCAATCGGAAGAAGATGCTCCGGGGCCAGCCTGTAGTCAACGGAGATAATAACGGCATTGGCCTCGGAGGCGAGATTTACAAGAAAATTATGGAAGGTCCGGTTGCAAGGCGATCCAATGCAGAAGGCTCCGCCGTGGTAGTGAACGACGAGCGGAAGCTTTTGATCTGGGCCGTTGAGTTTGGGGAGGAAGATCCTGGCCGATACGCCGGTGTTGGAGCATACAACGACGTCCTTGGATTGGACCTGGGTTTTGGGGTCTAGGCCGGTGGGAGCACGGTCGGT contains:
- the LOC122310640 gene encoding 2-hydroxyisoflavanone dehydratase-like — translated: MDSSTNEVTHEFPPYFKVYKDGRVERLGRFAGTDRAPTGLDPKTQVQSKDVVVCSNTGVSARIFLPKLNGPDQKLPLVVHYHGGAFCIGSPCNRTFHNFLVNLASEANAVIISVDYRLAPEHLLPIAHEDSWAALQWIANHSEGQGPEPWLNEHADFGRVFLAGESAGANIAQYVAVQAGATGLAGPNIVGTLILHPYFGSKNSDDKMYKYMCPTSTGFEDPLLYPEVDPNLGRMAGGRVLVCVAEKDRLKDRGLGYCETLRQSSWAGTVELYETEGEGHGFFLLNPTSDKVEPLVKVLVDFIKHH